In one window of Virgibacillus proomii DNA:
- a CDS encoding DNA topology modulation protein FlaR has protein sequence MKCNISKIHIIVGSGSGKTYLANILSTKLKIPTYDLDNIFWDNGYHKKKDKELRDMELLNIISEDEWIIEGVYYSWLDDSFKKADLIIILNTNVVLRELRIINRFIKRKLNMVPGKGEDLKSLTRL, from the coding sequence TTGAAATGTAATATTAGCAAAATACATATCATAGTCGGTTCAGGTAGTGGGAAAACTTATTTGGCAAATATTTTATCCACTAAACTAAAAATCCCAACATATGATTTAGACAATATATTTTGGGATAATGGCTATCATAAAAAGAAAGATAAAGAGTTGAGAGATATGGAATTGTTAAATATTATTTCTGAAGATGAGTGGATAATTGAAGGTGTTTATTATTCTTGGTTAGATGATAGCTTTAAGAAGGCGGATTTAATAATAATTTTAAATACTAACGTAGTATTAAGGGAATTGAGGATCATAAATAGATTTATTAAGAGGAAGCTTAACATGGTACCAGGTAAAGGTGAAGATCTAAAGAGCCTTACGAGATTGTAA